From the Teredinibacter turnerae T7901 genome, one window contains:
- the ttuB gene encoding decanoyl-ACP acetylenase TtuB: MSNTFDNALAQPQTGMDLEGVSTVAPRKKSRKNARVTLNDPGVQATQKVIAYLTIIVPLLGLVAALYLAYQNGISQLDIALLVGMYLLTNLGIEMGYHRLFAHRTFKTFGFVHYLLMVFGQMAGEGGVIYWVATHRRHHIHSDTALDPHSPHTCHTGAEPEELNLRRGLLHAHLGWMVNDKVTNSALFTEDLTRDPLTKAINDLYFPILILGLIIPAAIGGIVTNSWYGALTGFLWGGLVRMFFVTHSTWLNGSFAHRYGSKPFETGDHSANNFWCAIPTFGASWQNNHHAFPLSAMLGLKWWQIDIAWYFIWVFEKLGLAWSVRRLTPEHIERKRKVA; encoded by the coding sequence ATGAGTAATACATTTGACAACGCCCTCGCGCAGCCGCAAACCGGGATGGATCTCGAAGGAGTAAGCACAGTGGCACCGCGTAAAAAATCGCGGAAAAATGCGCGAGTTACGCTTAACGACCCTGGCGTGCAGGCGACGCAAAAAGTTATCGCCTACTTAACTATTATCGTTCCCTTGTTGGGTCTGGTTGCTGCACTCTATCTGGCATATCAAAACGGCATTTCTCAATTGGATATCGCCTTGCTTGTCGGCATGTATTTGCTGACAAATCTTGGTATTGAGATGGGCTACCACCGTTTGTTTGCGCATCGTACATTTAAAACATTTGGCTTTGTTCATTATTTGCTGATGGTATTCGGCCAAATGGCGGGTGAAGGGGGAGTAATATATTGGGTGGCCACTCACCGTCGTCATCACATCCATAGTGACACAGCGCTTGATCCGCATTCGCCGCATACTTGCCACACCGGGGCTGAGCCAGAAGAGCTAAATTTGCGCCGCGGCCTCTTGCATGCGCATCTCGGCTGGATGGTAAACGACAAGGTAACTAACAGTGCACTGTTCACCGAAGATCTCACCCGCGACCCGCTGACAAAAGCCATTAACGATCTCTACTTTCCCATTTTAATTCTCGGCCTGATCATACCGGCAGCTATCGGCGGAATCGTCACCAACAGCTGGTACGGCGCGCTTACCGGATTTTTGTGGGGTGGTTTGGTACGCATGTTTTTTGTTACGCATTCTACCTGGCTAAATGGCTCCTTTGCACATCGATATGGTTCAAAACCGTTTGAAACGGGCGATCATAGTGCAAATAATTTTTGGTGCGCGATCCCGACGTTTGGTGCTTCCTGGCAAAATAATCACCATGCATTTCCGCTTTCTGCGATGTTAGGTTTGAAGTGGTGGCAAATCGATATCGCCTGGTATTTTATTTGGGTATTTGAAAAACTTGGGCTTGCGTGGTCGGTGCGACGTCTAACGCCCGAGCATATTGAACGAAAGCGCAAAGTGGCGTAG
- the ttuC gene encoding acyl carrier protein TtuC yields MTTVETLEPTITAEDVQQWLAEYIADVLEISESAIDFDTPFHQFGLDSSAVVGLVADLSEWSGVAIGIKSIRKNNSIHALSQFIAAK; encoded by the coding sequence ATGACAACTGTAGAAACACTAGAACCAACAATCACTGCTGAGGATGTTCAGCAATGGCTCGCTGAATACATTGCAGACGTATTGGAAATTAGCGAAAGTGCGATTGATTTTGATACGCCGTTCCACCAGTTCGGGCTGGATTCGTCTGCTGTTGTGGGTTTAGTGGCAGATCTTAGTGAGTGGAGTGGAGTGGCGATAGGTATTAAATCCATCCGCAAAAATAATTCTATCCATGCGCTATCGCAATTTATTGCCGCGAAATAG